One genomic region from Sulfuriflexus mobilis encodes:
- the tkt gene encoding transketolase, with protein MSSNSPRRRELANAVRALSMDAVQKAKSGHPGAPMGMADIAEVLWNDHMQHNPSNPKWANRDRFVLSNGHGSMLIYSLLHLTGYDLSMDDLKNFRQLHSKTPGHPEYGYAPGVETTTGPLGQGITNAVGMAIAEKALAGQFNQKGHNIVDHHTYVFLGDGCLMEGISHEACSLAGTLNLGKLIAFWDDNGISIDGHVEGWFTDDTPKRFESYGWHVIADVDGHDPEALLKAVETAKAMTDKPTMICCKTTIGFGSPNKAGSHACHGAPLGEEEINLTKAALGWDHGPFEVPADIYHGWDAKEKGAAAEAAWNKKFAAYKAAYPELAAEYERRMAGDLPADWAAKSAEFIASVNAEAKSPATRQASLAAIEAYSPMAPELFGGSADLGCSNLTEWSGYKPMISNEVANYVNYGVREFGMSAIMNGIALHGGLIPFGATFLMFSEYARNAIRMSALMKIRSIFVFTHDSIGLGEDGPTHQAVEQIPTLRMIPNMHVWRACDAVESAVSWQQAIERNDGPSCLIFSRQGLPHQTRTADQIEAIKKGGYILKDCNGTPDAIIIATGSEVALATGAAEALSGKNIRVVSMPSTNVFEAQDAAYKESVLPAAVTARVAVEAAVTEGWYKYVGLNGKVVGIDRFGESAPADQLFKEFGFTVENVVKAVESVL; from the coding sequence ATGTCATCAAATTCACCTCGCCGTCGCGAACTTGCGAATGCTGTTCGTGCACTGAGCATGGATGCCGTACAGAAAGCAAAGTCAGGTCACCCGGGTGCACCGATGGGTATGGCCGATATTGCCGAAGTGCTATGGAACGACCACATGCAGCACAACCCGAGCAATCCGAAATGGGCGAATCGCGATCGCTTCGTCCTGTCGAACGGTCACGGCTCCATGCTGATCTACTCACTGTTGCACCTGACCGGCTATGACCTGAGCATGGATGATCTGAAGAACTTCCGTCAGCTGCATTCAAAGACACCGGGTCATCCGGAATACGGTTATGCCCCGGGTGTTGAAACCACTACCGGTCCACTTGGCCAGGGTATTACCAATGCTGTCGGTATGGCGATTGCTGAAAAGGCACTGGCCGGCCAGTTCAACCAGAAGGGTCACAACATTGTTGACCACCACACCTATGTGTTCCTGGGTGATGGCTGTCTGATGGAAGGGATCTCTCACGAGGCCTGTTCATTGGCCGGTACCCTGAATCTTGGCAAGTTGATCGCCTTCTGGGATGACAATGGTATCTCCATCGATGGTCACGTCGAAGGCTGGTTTACCGATGACACACCAAAGCGTTTCGAGTCTTATGGCTGGCACGTGATTGCCGATGTCGACGGACATGATCCGGAGGCCCTGCTGAAGGCCGTTGAGACCGCCAAGGCCATGACCGACAAGCCGACCATGATTTGTTGTAAGACGACCATCGGTTTTGGTTCACCGAACAAGGCCGGTAGCCACGCCTGTCACGGTGCGCCGCTGGGTGAAGAAGAGATCAACCTAACCAAGGCCGCCCTCGGTTGGGATCATGGTCCTTTCGAAGTGCCTGCCGATATTTACCATGGCTGGGATGCGAAAGAAAAAGGCGCCGCCGCAGAGGCCGCCTGGAATAAAAAATTCGCTGCCTACAAGGCCGCCTACCCGGAACTGGCCGCTGAATATGAACGCCGTATGGCCGGTGACCTGCCTGCGGACTGGGCGGCCAAGTCTGCCGAGTTCATTGCCTCTGTCAACGCCGAGGCCAAGAGCCCGGCGACACGCCAGGCCTCACTGGCCGCTATCGAGGCGTATTCACCCATGGCGCCTGAACTGTTCGGTGGTTCGGCCGACCTCGGTTGTTCAAACCTGACCGAGTGGTCTGGTTACAAACCGATGATCAGCAACGAAGTGGCTAACTACGTCAATTACGGTGTACGTGAATTCGGTATGTCTGCGATCATGAACGGTATCGCCCTGCACGGTGGTCTGATCCCGTTTGGCGCGACCTTCCTGATGTTCTCTGAGTATGCACGTAATGCGATCCGCATGTCGGCACTGATGAAGATCCGCAGCATCTTCGTATTTACCCATGACTCGATCGGTCTGGGAGAAGATGGCCCGACCCACCAGGCCGTTGAGCAGATTCCAACTCTGCGTATGATCCCTAACATGCATGTCTGGCGTGCCTGTGATGCCGTTGAGTCTGCTGTCAGCTGGCAACAGGCGATTGAACGTAACGATGGTCCTTCATGCCTGATCTTCTCGCGCCAGGGTCTGCCACATCAGACACGTACAGCGGATCAGATTGAAGCCATCAAGAAGGGCGGCTACATCCTCAAGGATTGTAACGGCACACCGGATGCGATCATCATCGCCACCGGTTCGGAAGTTGCCCTGGCGACAGGTGCTGCCGAAGCACTCAGCGGCAAAAACATCCGTGTTGTTTCCATGCCATCTACCAATGTTTTTGAGGCGCAGGATGCCGCCTACAAAGAATCTGTGTTGCCGGCTGCTGTCACTGCCCGTGTAGCGGTTGAAGCAGCCGTAACAGAAGGCTGGTACAAGTATGTTGGCCTGAACGGCAAGGTTGTCGGTATCGACCGCTTTGGTGAATCAGCACCGGCTGACCAGCTGTTCAAGGAATTTGGCTTCACCGTTGAAAACGTGGTGAAGGCCGTTGAGTCTGTTCTTTAA
- the gap gene encoding type I glyceraldehyde-3-phosphate dehydrogenase has translation MTIKVGINGFGRIGRMAFRAIAKDFSGDIEVVGINDLLDADYLAYMLKYDSVHGRFGGDVSVSGNNLVVDGKTIRLTAERDPADLKWNDIGADLVIECTGFFLTEETCQKHIDAGAKKVVMSAPSKDGTPMFVHGVNHDSYAGQAIVSAASCTTNCLAPVAKVLNDKWGIKRGLMTTVHAATATQKTVDGPSQKDWRGGRGILENIIPSSTGAAKAVGVVLPELNGKLTGMAFRVPTSDVSVVDLTVELEKEASYADICAAMKAASESGPMSETLGYTDEKVVSTDFRGCGNSSIFDSEAGIALDGTFVKLVSWYDNEYGYTCNMLRFVKHVSK, from the coding sequence ATGACTATAAAAGTCGGTATTAACGGTTTCGGCCGAATCGGTCGTATGGCCTTCCGTGCTATCGCCAAGGATTTTTCTGGCGATATCGAAGTTGTCGGTATTAACGACCTGCTGGACGCTGATTACCTGGCCTACATGCTGAAGTATGATTCAGTACACGGTCGTTTCGGTGGTGACGTTTCTGTTAGTGGTAACAACCTGGTGGTTGATGGCAAGACCATCCGCCTGACAGCAGAACGTGACCCGGCGGATCTGAAGTGGAACGACATTGGTGCCGATCTGGTGATCGAATGTACCGGTTTCTTCCTGACCGAAGAAACTTGTCAGAAGCATATCGACGCCGGCGCCAAGAAGGTTGTCATGTCTGCACCTTCAAAAGACGGCACACCAATGTTTGTGCACGGTGTCAACCACGACAGCTACGCCGGTCAGGCCATCGTTTCTGCGGCGTCTTGTACCACCAACTGTCTGGCACCTGTTGCCAAGGTCCTGAATGACAAGTGGGGCATCAAGCGTGGTCTGATGACGACGGTTCACGCTGCCACTGCCACGCAGAAGACGGTAGACGGTCCTTCACAGAAAGACTGGCGCGGTGGTCGCGGTATTCTGGAAAACATCATCCCTTCATCAACCGGTGCGGCCAAGGCCGTGGGTGTGGTTCTGCCGGAACTGAACGGCAAACTGACAGGTATGGCCTTCCGCGTGCCAACGTCTGACGTGTCTGTGGTTGACCTGACCGTTGAACTGGAAAAAGAAGCTTCCTACGCAGACATCTGTGCTGCCATGAAGGCCGCTTCTGAGTCTGGCCCAATGAGTGAAACCCTGGGTTACACCGACGAGAAGGTTGTTTCTACGGATTTCCGTGGTTGTGGCAACTCATCCATCTTCGATTCAGAAGCCGGCATTGCCCTGGATGGAACGTTCGTCAAGCTGGTTTCCTGGTACGACAACGAGTACGGCTACACCTGTAACATGCTGCGCTTCGTCAAGCACGTATCAAAATAA
- a CDS encoding phosphoglycerate kinase, translating into MSFIKLTDLDLAGKRVLIRADLNVPVKDGKVTSDARIAASMPTIEHCMQAGASVMVMSHRGRPEEGKADEENSMAPIAADMSTKLGKEVRLIKDYLGGGFDVAAGECVLLENVRFNAGEKKDDEALAKKYAALCDVFVMDAFGTAHRAQASTHGVGKFAPTACAGLLLANELDCLEKALANPARPMVAIVGGSKVSTKLTVLEALSEKVDQLVVGGGIANTFLKAMGHNVGKSLCEDDLVDTAKDLIKKMKERGANIPIAVDVVCGKKFDENEPAVLKTPEEVEDDDMIFDIGPKSAQELADIISKAGTIIWNGPVGVFEFDQFGAGTKTVSMAIANADGFSLAGGGDTIAAIQKYDIYDKVSYISTAGGAFLEYLEGKILPAVAMLEERAK; encoded by the coding sequence ATGTCTTTTATCAAGCTGACTGATCTGGACCTGGCCGGCAAGCGGGTATTGATTCGCGCCGACCTGAACGTACCGGTTAAAGATGGCAAGGTTACTTCGGATGCGCGTATTGCGGCCTCCATGCCAACCATTGAACACTGCATGCAGGCCGGTGCCTCGGTCATGGTCATGTCGCACCGTGGTCGCCCGGAAGAAGGCAAGGCCGATGAAGAAAATTCCATGGCGCCGATCGCTGCGGATATGTCGACCAAGCTGGGCAAGGAAGTGCGCCTGATCAAGGATTACCTGGGCGGTGGTTTCGATGTCGCCGCCGGTGAGTGTGTGCTGCTGGAAAACGTGCGTTTCAATGCCGGCGAGAAAAAAGACGACGAGGCACTGGCGAAGAAGTATGCGGCACTGTGTGACGTCTTTGTCATGGATGCCTTCGGTACCGCACACCGCGCCCAGGCCTCTACTCATGGTGTCGGCAAGTTTGCGCCGACCGCCTGTGCCGGACTGTTGCTTGCCAACGAACTGGACTGTCTTGAGAAGGCACTGGCCAACCCGGCCCGCCCAATGGTAGCCATTGTCGGTGGCTCCAAGGTCTCTACCAAACTGACCGTGCTCGAGGCCCTGTCTGAGAAGGTTGACCAGCTCGTGGTCGGGGGCGGCATCGCCAATACCTTCCTCAAGGCCATGGGTCACAATGTCGGCAAGTCACTCTGCGAAGATGACCTCGTTGATACGGCCAAGGACCTGATTAAGAAAATGAAGGAACGTGGCGCCAATATCCCGATCGCGGTCGACGTTGTTTGCGGCAAGAAGTTTGACGAAAACGAGCCGGCAGTCCTGAAAACACCGGAAGAGGTCGAGGACGATGATATGATTTTTGATATCGGCCCGAAATCTGCCCAGGAACTGGCCGACATTATCAGCAAGGCCGGTACCATTATCTGGAACGGCCCGGTGGGCGTGTTTGAATTCGACCAGTTTGGCGCGGGCACCAAGACGGTTTCCATGGCCATCGCCAATGCTGACGGCTTCAGTCTGGCCGGTGGCGGTGACACGATTGCCGCGATCCAGAAGTACGATATTTACGATAAGGTGTCTTACATCTCGACCGCGGGTGGTGCCTTCCTCGAGTATCTCGAGGGCAAGATCCTGCCAGCCGTGGCGATGCTGGAAGAGCGCGCCAAATAA
- the pyk gene encoding pyruvate kinase, whose product MNRRTKIVATLGPRSDDPKVLDRMIEAGMDVARLNFSHDAHEVHKERAKTARNRARAHGRQIGVIIDLQGPKIRIERFANGKIELTDGDNFILDSAHDPNQGNQERVGIAYKELPNDVGRGDTLLLNDGRILLWVEEVEGTEVRCRVTQGGELSDRKGINKQGGGLSAPALTDKDRADILSAADIKADYLAVSFVRNAEDVNEARRLLRAAGGEGGIIAKVERAEALDKLEEIIEASDAIMVARGDLGVEIGDEALPPVQKRMISLAREMNRVVITATQMMESMIESPIPTRAEVFDVANAVLDGTDAVMLSAETAVGKYPDKVIAAMHRICLGVEKQRAVTHSDHRINTEFEHIDEAVAMASMYTANHLGVKAIAALTESGSTALWMSRISSGIPIYALTSHVQTRRKVTLYRGVYPVSFETTSNDHAVVNKEAIDELVRRGAVRDGDLVIITKGDLMGKLGGTNAMKVVRVGDMEVPEET is encoded by the coding sequence ATGAACAGAAGAACCAAAATTGTGGCCACATTAGGCCCACGCTCAGATGACCCCAAGGTCCTCGACCGGATGATTGAAGCCGGCATGGATGTGGCACGTCTGAATTTCTCTCACGATGCCCACGAAGTGCATAAAGAACGTGCCAAGACAGCACGTAATCGGGCGCGTGCTCACGGTCGTCAGATCGGCGTTATCATTGATCTGCAGGGCCCGAAGATTCGCATCGAACGTTTTGCCAACGGTAAGATCGAGCTGACCGATGGTGACAACTTCATCCTTGATTCCGCACATGACCCGAACCAGGGCAACCAGGAGCGTGTCGGTATTGCCTACAAGGAATTGCCGAACGATGTTGGCCGCGGTGATACCCTGTTACTCAATGATGGTCGCATCCTGCTGTGGGTAGAAGAGGTCGAAGGCACGGAGGTCCGCTGCCGCGTCACCCAGGGTGGAGAGCTCTCTGACCGCAAAGGCATTAATAAGCAGGGTGGCGGTCTTTCAGCCCCCGCGCTGACCGATAAGGACCGTGCAGACATCCTTTCCGCTGCAGACATCAAGGCCGATTACCTGGCCGTGTCTTTTGTCCGTAACGCCGAGGATGTTAACGAGGCTCGCCGTTTGCTGCGCGCGGCCGGTGGCGAAGGCGGCATTATCGCCAAGGTTGAACGTGCCGAGGCACTCGATAAGCTCGAAGAGATCATCGAGGCCAGTGATGCCATCATGGTCGCCCGTGGTGACCTGGGTGTTGAGATCGGTGACGAGGCCCTGCCACCCGTACAGAAGCGCATGATTTCCCTGGCCCGCGAGATGAACCGTGTTGTTATCACGGCCACGCAGATGATGGAGTCGATGATCGAAAGCCCGATCCCGACCCGTGCCGAGGTCTTCGACGTCGCCAATGCGGTGCTTGACGGCACCGATGCGGTGATGTTGTCTGCCGAGACCGCCGTGGGCAAATACCCGGACAAGGTCATCGCGGCCATGCACCGTATCTGTCTCGGCGTTGAGAAACAGCGCGCGGTGACCCACTCTGATCACCGTATCAACACGGAATTCGAACATATCGATGAAGCCGTGGCCATGGCGAGTATGTACACCGCCAATCACCTCGGTGTGAAGGCGATTGCCGCCTTGACGGAGTCTGGCTCGACGGCCTTGTGGATGTCACGGATCAGTTCCGGTATCCCGATTTATGCCCTGACCAGTCATGTGCAGACGCGGCGTAAGGTCACACTCTATCGTGGTGTCTACCCGGTGAGTTTTGAAACGACCAGTAATGACCATGCGGTGGTGAACAAAGAGGCCATTGATGAACTCGTTCGACGTGGCGCGGTACGCGACGGTGACCTGGTGATTATCACCAAGGGTGATTTGATGGGTAAGCTTGGTGGCACCAACGCGATGAAGGTCGTACGCGTCGGTGATATGGAAGTACCAGAAGAAACCTGA